One Fontisphaera persica DNA window includes the following coding sequences:
- a CDS encoding aldehyde dehydrogenase family protein produces MRRYQNFIGGEWTAAHQQAVFVTHNPADTRETVAEYAAGGQPEARAAIEAAQAAAPAWGAMTPVARGRILSAASQILDARKKELAELLTREEGKTLAESAGEVQRAVDIFRFYGGLSYTVGGQTIPHDLPGNFLYTRREPLGVVALITPWNFPIAIPAWKLAPALLAGNAVILKPASQAPAMAMELARALAEAGLPKGVLNVVTGEGRAVGAELANHPAVAALSFTGSYTVGQTIYQRLALRMARAQMEMGGKNPTLVLADADLDLAVNLVIKAGFGLTGQACTATSRVIVEKAVLPAFMDKLVARTRALKVGPGYAPGVDMGPAVSAAQLESNLAYVRGAVAEGATLIYGGERLEEGELAHGHFMQPTILAGVKPAMRIACEEVFGPVLAVLAADDFEHALSLANSVEMGLSASLVTRDLKKAMIYAERIQAGVVKINQISTGLALQAPFGGVKKSSTDSFKEQGPGALDFYTRIKTVYLDYSV; encoded by the coding sequence ATGAGGCGTTACCAGAATTTCATCGGCGGCGAGTGGACGGCCGCCCACCAGCAGGCCGTCTTTGTCACCCACAATCCGGCCGACACCCGCGAGACGGTGGCCGAGTATGCCGCCGGCGGTCAACCCGAGGCCCGCGCCGCCATCGAGGCCGCCCAGGCGGCCGCTCCCGCCTGGGGCGCCATGACCCCCGTGGCCCGCGGCCGCATCCTCAGCGCCGCCTCCCAGATTTTGGACGCCCGCAAGAAAGAGCTGGCCGAGCTCCTCACCCGCGAGGAAGGCAAAACCCTCGCCGAAAGCGCGGGCGAAGTGCAGCGGGCCGTGGACATTTTCCGCTTTTACGGTGGCCTGAGCTACACCGTGGGCGGCCAGACCATCCCCCATGACCTGCCCGGCAATTTCTTGTACACGCGCCGCGAGCCGCTGGGCGTGGTGGCGCTAATCACCCCCTGGAATTTTCCCATCGCCATCCCCGCCTGGAAACTCGCCCCGGCCCTGCTGGCCGGCAACGCCGTCATCCTCAAGCCCGCCTCGCAGGCGCCCGCCATGGCCATGGAGCTGGCGCGCGCCCTGGCTGAGGCCGGCCTGCCCAAAGGCGTGTTGAATGTCGTCACCGGCGAAGGCCGGGCGGTGGGCGCGGAATTGGCAAACCACCCCGCCGTAGCGGCGCTTTCCTTCACCGGCTCCTACACCGTGGGCCAGACCATTTACCAGCGGCTGGCCCTGCGCATGGCCCGCGCCCAGATGGAAATGGGTGGCAAAAATCCAACCCTCGTGCTCGCGGACGCCGATTTGGACCTGGCGGTCAACCTGGTAATCAAGGCCGGCTTTGGCCTCACCGGCCAGGCCTGCACTGCCACCAGCCGCGTGATTGTGGAAAAAGCCGTGCTGCCGGCATTCATGGACAAACTGGTGGCGCGCACGCGCGCGCTGAAAGTTGGCCCCGGTTACGCTCCGGGGGTGGACATGGGGCCGGCGGTCAGCGCCGCGCAACTGGAATCCAATCTGGCCTATGTGCGCGGCGCGGTGGCCGAGGGCGCCACCCTGATTTACGGCGGCGAGCGTTTGGAGGAGGGCGAGCTGGCGCATGGCCATTTCATGCAGCCCACCATCCTGGCCGGCGTCAAACCGGCTATGCGCATCGCCTGCGAGGAAGTCTTCGGGCCGGTGCTGGCCGTGCTGGCGGCGGATGATTTTGAGCACGCGCTCTCTCTGGCCAACAGCGTGGAAATGGGCCTGAGCGCCTCGCTGGTGACCCGCGATTTGAAGAAGGCCATGATTTATGCCGAGCGCATCCAGGCGGGCGTGGTCAAAATCAACCAGATTTCCACCGGCCTGGCGTTGCAGGCGCCCTTTGGCGGCGTGAAAAAATCGAGCACCGATTCCTTCAAAGAGCAAGGGCCGGGGGCCCTGGACTTTTACACGCGCATCAAAACGGTGTATCTGGATTATTCCGTGTAA
- a CDS encoding BatD family protein has translation MGSTWWNLRRWTAQVWAAVCLVLAALEAGAAPVELRVSSTNLSVGQTVELQIVFDNVVPKAVPRIEAPGLQIQYVGPSQVMQIINGQAIQQITLNYQLTAPQAGTFVIPPVRIPIGDQWVTTQPVALQVTEMDPAIMQQQAFFRLHLARSNLYAGELALVTVDLYAVAEQQGTPEWSTTGFTAGPWQAQRPQMVSFGGRNFVLHRYQTYVLAHQPGRGELGPVRFQARLPAPNARRSFFFNEILDWRQVIVTNAPLSVSILPLPPNAPPHFVGAIGPLQMRVTASPTNVAVGDPITVKVELSGENMLLDTLRLPEQPAWSAFKVYPPTSKLENTGPLGLGGRKVFEQVVVPQSLDTKTLPPFQLSYFDPARGQYQTLSGPEFALVVRPSAGVTPFLPVEETNAVGLVAIKPHLGTLTVPAPPLWQRPWFLALQLLPVAFFAGSWGWRRWQDRLAANPRLRRQRETQRVIARGLQELQQLAQKNHADAFYSTLFRLLQERLGERLDLPASAITEAVIDERLRPAGVEAPWLADLSALFQACNQARYAPAAAPADLAAMRAKAVEVLRALEQLELKEPRA, from the coding sequence ATGGGTTCAACCTGGTGGAACTTGCGCCGGTGGACGGCGCAGGTGTGGGCCGCGGTTTGCTTGGTCCTCGCGGCGCTGGAGGCCGGAGCGGCGCCGGTGGAGTTGCGGGTCTCCTCCACCAACCTGAGCGTGGGCCAGACGGTGGAATTGCAGATTGTCTTTGACAACGTCGTCCCCAAAGCCGTGCCACGCATTGAAGCGCCCGGTTTGCAAATTCAGTACGTGGGGCCTTCGCAGGTCATGCAAATCATCAATGGGCAGGCCATTCAGCAAATCACCCTGAATTACCAGCTCACCGCGCCGCAGGCCGGCACTTTTGTCATTCCGCCGGTGCGCATCCCCATCGGCGACCAGTGGGTGACCACGCAGCCGGTGGCCCTGCAGGTCACCGAGATGGACCCCGCCATCATGCAGCAACAGGCCTTTTTCCGCCTGCATCTGGCCCGCAGCAATCTCTACGCCGGCGAGCTGGCGCTGGTGACCGTGGACCTCTACGCCGTGGCCGAGCAGCAGGGCACGCCCGAATGGTCCACCACCGGCTTCACCGCGGGCCCCTGGCAGGCCCAGCGCCCGCAGATGGTCTCCTTTGGCGGACGCAATTTTGTGCTCCATCGCTATCAGACGTATGTGCTCGCGCATCAGCCCGGCCGCGGCGAGCTGGGCCCCGTGCGCTTTCAAGCCCGCCTGCCCGCGCCCAATGCGCGCCGCAGTTTCTTCTTCAATGAAATTTTGGACTGGCGGCAGGTCATCGTGACCAATGCGCCGTTGTCCGTGTCCATCCTGCCGCTGCCCCCCAACGCCCCGCCTCACTTTGTCGGCGCCATTGGGCCGCTGCAAATGCGCGTCACCGCCTCGCCCACCAACGTGGCCGTGGGCGACCCCATCACCGTGAAGGTGGAATTGTCCGGTGAAAACATGCTGCTCGACACGCTGCGGCTGCCGGAGCAACCGGCCTGGAGCGCCTTCAAGGTGTATCCGCCCACCTCCAAACTGGAAAACACCGGCCCGCTCGGACTGGGCGGGCGCAAGGTCTTCGAGCAGGTGGTGGTGCCCCAGAGCCTCGATACCAAAACGCTTCCCCCCTTTCAGCTCAGTTACTTTGACCCGGCGCGCGGCCAGTACCAGACCTTGAGCGGGCCGGAGTTTGCGCTCGTGGTGCGGCCCAGCGCGGGCGTGACGCCGTTCCTGCCCGTGGAAGAAACCAACGCCGTGGGTCTGGTCGCCATCAAACCGCATCTGGGCACGCTCACCGTGCCGGCGCCCCCGCTGTGGCAACGCCCCTGGTTCCTGGCGCTGCAATTGCTGCCCGTGGCCTTCTTCGCCGGCTCCTGGGGTTGGCGCCGCTGGCAGGACCGGCTGGCCGCCAACCCGCGGCTGCGCCGCCAGCGCGAGACGCAACGGGTCATCGCGCGCGGCTTGCAGGAGCTGCAACAACTGGCCCAAAAAAATCACGCCGATGCCTTTTACTCCACCTTGTTCCGCCTGCTGCAGGAGCGCCTGGGGGAACGGCTCGACCTGCCGGCCTCCGCCATCACCGAGGCGGTCATTGACGAGCGGTTGCGCCCCGCCGGCGTGGAGGCGCCGTGGCTGGCGGATTTGAGCGCCTTGTTTCAGGCCTGCAACCAGGCGCGGTACGCCCCCGCCGCGGCGCCCGCCGACCTGGCCGCCATGCGGGCCAAAGCCGTCGAAGTGCTCCGCGCATTGGAACAACTGGAACTCAAGGAGCCAAGGGCATGA
- a CDS encoding tetratricopeptide repeat protein — MKRLGQWLILLAAWGWLGLALPAATPEEEFSRANQLCEQGNYAEAIARYEQLLQSGRVSPALYYNLGTAYFRAGQPGRALYALRHAERLAPRDPDIRANLASVRRAVSGSEDTGPRGLEALLGRLTLNEWGLLAAATLWLWLGVLGLGQWFPRRRASLRSTGGLLLATWLAAMACLSGAVYFQQMQRVAIVAQKDVQARLAPYDVSKPVWSLPEGAEVRVMSENQDWLEIRDDRGRAGWLKRDQVLLWPR, encoded by the coding sequence ATGAAAAGATTGGGGCAGTGGCTCATCCTGTTGGCCGCCTGGGGATGGCTCGGCCTGGCGTTGCCGGCCGCCACACCGGAAGAAGAATTCTCCCGCGCCAATCAACTGTGCGAGCAAGGGAATTATGCCGAGGCCATTGCGCGTTATGAGCAATTGTTGCAGAGCGGCAGGGTCTCGCCCGCCTTGTACTACAATTTGGGCACCGCCTATTTCCGCGCCGGCCAGCCGGGCCGCGCGCTGTATGCGTTGCGCCACGCCGAGCGCCTGGCCCCGCGGGACCCGGACATCCGCGCCAATCTGGCCTCCGTCCGCCGCGCCGTGAGCGGCAGCGAAGACACCGGCCCGCGCGGTCTGGAGGCACTGCTGGGACGGCTGACGCTGAATGAGTGGGGCTTGCTGGCGGCCGCCACGCTTTGGCTGTGGCTGGGCGTGCTGGGCCTCGGGCAATGGTTTCCGCGCCGGCGTGCCAGCCTCCGCAGCACCGGCGGTCTGCTGCTCGCCACGTGGCTGGCCGCCATGGCCTGCCTGAGTGGCGCGGTGTACTTTCAACAAATGCAGCGCGTGGCCATTGTCGCGCAAAAAGACGTGCAGGCCCGCCTGGCCCCTTATGACGTTTCCAAACCCGTTTGGAGCCTGCCCGAGGGCGCCGAAGTGCGCGTGATGAGCGAAAACCAGGACTGGTTGGAAATTCGCGATGACCGCGGCCGCGCCGGCTGGCTCAAGCGGGACCAGGTTTTGCTTTGGCCCCGCTAA
- the coaE gene encoding dephospho-CoA kinase (Dephospho-CoA kinase (CoaE) performs the final step in coenzyme A biosynthesis.), whose protein sequence is MILLGLTGGVGMGKSTAACFFQELGLPVVDTDQLARELTLPGQPALLEIAREFGPAYLTPEGALNRAAMAQKVFADAAARQKLEAILHPRIRAAWQAEAARWRAAGVPVGVVVIPLLYETGAEREVDRVACVACMPRTQAARLAARGWPEEHCRQRIAAQWPVEEKIKRADYVIWTEGSLAAHRAQIERVVQNVKKMGVPLPPAGA, encoded by the coding sequence ATGATTTTGCTGGGCCTCACCGGCGGAGTGGGCATGGGCAAATCCACCGCGGCCTGCTTCTTTCAGGAGCTGGGCCTGCCGGTGGTGGACACCGATCAACTCGCCCGTGAGCTTACCCTTCCCGGCCAGCCCGCGTTGCTGGAAATTGCGCGGGAATTCGGCCCCGCTTACCTGACCCCCGAAGGCGCGCTCAACCGGGCGGCGATGGCGCAAAAGGTGTTTGCGGACGCGGCGGCCCGGCAAAAACTCGAGGCCATTTTGCATCCGCGCATTCGCGCCGCGTGGCAGGCCGAGGCCGCGCGCTGGCGGGCAGCGGGCGTGCCGGTGGGGGTCGTGGTCATTCCCCTGCTCTACGAAACTGGCGCGGAGCGTGAAGTGGACCGGGTGGCCTGTGTGGCCTGCATGCCCCGGACTCAGGCGGCCCGGCTGGCGGCGCGGGGTTGGCCGGAGGAGCACTGCCGGCAGCGCATCGCCGCCCAGTGGCCGGTGGAGGAAAAAATCAAGCGGGCCGATTACGTGATTTGGACCGAGGGCAGCCTGGCAGCCCACCGCGCGCAAATTGAGAGGGTCGTCCAGAACGTAAAAAAAATGGGCGTGCCTCTGCCTCCGGCTGGCGCATAA